A region from the Bradyrhizobium erythrophlei genome encodes:
- a CDS encoding putative quinol monooxygenase, whose protein sequence is MRLKQRRARMIDIIATQRVNAGMEEAFEVLTRELTANTLSRDSGCLRYEWYRADAPQTYILVERWADQAAVQAHLSADHLAALMPRLRDCVPEKFTFIRLTRIE, encoded by the coding sequence ATGCGGCTCAAACAGCGGAGGGCGAGGATGATAGACATCATAGCAACACAGCGCGTGAATGCCGGTATGGAAGAGGCGTTCGAGGTGCTTACAAGGGAACTGACTGCAAACACGCTTTCCCGAGACAGCGGGTGTTTGCGGTACGAGTGGTATCGGGCCGACGCCCCGCAAACCTACATATTGGTCGAACGCTGGGCGGATCAAGCAGCCGTTCAAGCGCACCTTAGTGCTGACCATCTAGCGGCACTAATGCCGAGACTTCGTGATTGTGTACCCGAGAAGTTTACATTCATACGGCTTACACGGATCGAATAG
- a CDS encoding ABC transporter substrate binding protein, with product MILELRNKKLLPSGATDVTSISRSSVLPPEYLQALSSEHVQAVIVLVDGMFFQERKRVAQLAASRLLAAVYGFREHVDAGGLISYGVNLADNFRRAATCVVKILKGAKPGDLAVEFPNKLELIINLKTSKALGGRPFTDTGLRGRTR from the coding sequence TTGATCCTGGAATTGCGTAACAAAAAACTGCTACCAAGTGGCGCCACCGACGTGACTTCGATCTCGCGCTCATCCGTTCTGCCGCCGGAGTATTTGCAAGCATTGTCGAGCGAGCATGTGCAGGCGGTCATCGTGCTTGTAGACGGCATGTTCTTCCAGGAGAGGAAACGCGTCGCCCAACTCGCAGCGAGTCGGCTGCTGGCAGCCGTGTATGGCTTTCGCGAACACGTCGATGCTGGCGGTCTAATCAGCTATGGCGTCAATCTCGCTGATAATTTTCGTCGCGCGGCTACCTGCGTCGTGAAGATCCTCAAAGGTGCCAAGCCGGGTGACCTGGCGGTCGAATTTCCGAACAAACTTGAGTTGATCATCAATCTCAAGACTTCGAAGGCACTCGGGGGTCGACCTTTCACCGATACTGGCTTACGCGGACGGACGAGGTGA
- a CDS encoding DUF6614 family protein: MPTASRDVRSQGQSRRHLLALSFSVFEPTEDIVDNSQIDIIGCGSKIAIGKKRTAQQMQEISLVSFSGVFALRDGVSEKEFLPRLDAFLQHFIDTGFATSYRVMRREALDGFGKTLPAFTYRGEPVFPDLEREHAAYEYVKQHGEQVTSLHVAMNSMVKPDADFFFRDAHRIAHECLPLALFETCRRTVTMSVPEGRPEVVCRRPK, from the coding sequence ATGCCGACTGCATCGCGCGATGTCCGCTCTCAGGGGCAAAGCAGAAGACATTTGCTCGCATTGAGCTTTTCCGTTTTTGAACCCACAGAGGACATCGTTGATAACTCCCAGATCGACATAATTGGATGTGGTAGTAAGATCGCTATTGGCAAAAAACGCACGGCACAACAGATGCAAGAAATTTCGCTAGTTAGTTTCAGTGGGGTATTTGCTTTGCGGGACGGCGTCAGTGAAAAAGAGTTCTTGCCGAGATTGGACGCATTCCTCCAGCATTTCATAGATACGGGGTTTGCCACGAGCTATCGCGTCATGCGCCGCGAGGCACTAGACGGTTTTGGCAAAACGCTACCGGCCTTTACGTATCGCGGTGAACCTGTCTTTCCAGACTTGGAGCGGGAGCATGCCGCGTACGAATACGTCAAACAACATGGCGAGCAAGTAACCTCGCTGCATGTAGCGATGAACTCAATGGTCAAACCCGACGCAGATTTCTTTTTTAGAGACGCGCATCGCATAGCGCACGAATGTCTGCCTCTGGCACTTTTTGAGACATGCCGACGGACAGTGACGATGTCCGTTCCCGAGGGAAGACCGGAAGTGGTCTGCCGACGGCCAAAATGA
- a CDS encoding efflux RND transporter periplasmic adaptor subunit, translating into MKDFFASAGRVLLTLVVVVVAIAVAWQLWSYYMLEPWTRDGRVRADVVAVAADVSGLISDVFVHDNEKVSKGRQLFRIDQRRFQYALDQAKADVASRQATLDQSKRDLERGKSLTSAAITVQQVEQRQQAVDVDQAQLDAANAALEVARLNLERSTVVAPVNGIVTNFDLLPGRYVNAGAAVFALIDSDTFRVEGYFEETKLRRIRIGEDATVKLIGDTRVLSGHVESIAYGIEDQNRSTSSDLLAFVNPTFSWVRLAQRIPVRIKLDNVPPDLLLVAGRTATVSIGKISW; encoded by the coding sequence ATGAAAGACTTTTTCGCCTCTGCCGGCCGCGTGCTACTCACGCTCGTTGTAGTGGTGGTAGCAATTGCCGTCGCCTGGCAGCTCTGGAGCTATTACATGCTCGAGCCGTGGACGCGCGACGGCCGTGTGCGCGCCGACGTGGTCGCGGTCGCCGCCGACGTTTCCGGCCTGATCAGCGACGTCTTTGTTCACGACAACGAAAAGGTGAGCAAAGGCCGGCAGCTGTTCCGTATCGATCAGCGGCGCTTTCAATATGCGCTCGATCAGGCGAAAGCTGATGTCGCGAGCCGACAGGCTACGCTCGACCAGTCCAAGCGCGATCTCGAGCGCGGCAAGAGTCTAACCAGCGCCGCGATTACCGTCCAGCAGGTCGAGCAGAGGCAGCAAGCGGTCGACGTCGATCAAGCTCAACTCGACGCGGCGAACGCGGCGCTTGAAGTCGCGAGGCTCAATCTCGAGCGCTCGACGGTCGTGGCGCCAGTCAACGGCATAGTCACCAATTTCGATCTCCTGCCCGGGCGCTACGTCAATGCCGGCGCAGCTGTCTTTGCGCTGATCGATTCCGACACGTTTCGCGTCGAGGGTTATTTCGAGGAAACCAAGCTGCGGCGCATCCGTATCGGCGAAGATGCGACTGTAAAACTGATCGGCGATACGCGCGTGCTATCAGGGCACGTCGAGAGCATCGCTTACGGCATCGAGGACCAGAACCGCAGCACCAGCAGCGACCTGTTGGCGTTCGTCAATCCGACCTTCAGCTGGGTGCGCCTGGCGCAGCGCATTCCTGTGCGCATCAAGCTCGACAATGTGCCGCCGGACCTTCTTCTCGTTGCCGGGCGCACCGCCACTGTATCGATTGGGAAGATCAGTTGGTAG
- a CDS encoding adenylate/guanylate cyclase domain-containing protein, with the protein MTSERLERRLAAVLAADVAGYSRLMGIDEEGTLARLKAFRKTLVDPTIAAHRGRIVKTTGDGMLVEFASAVDAVRSAVEVQRGVAEQNATVAKDQRIEFRIGIHVGDIIFDENDIFGEGVNIAARLEGIAEPGGVCVSNDAYRQVRGKVEIVFDDMGPQLLKNIAEPMQSWRVRLSGQTSSAVKSGSVVSHPQPLSLPDKPSIAVLPFQNMSGDPEQEYFADGMVEDIITALSRFKSLFVIARNSSFCYKGKTVDIKQVGRELGVRYVLEGSVRKSGNRVRITGQLIDAPTGGHLWADRFDGGLKDIFDLQDQVTTRVVGIIEPTVEQAEVRRATRKSTINLDAYDYFIRGMARIYTSTKEGIEDAIQDYSKAIEIDPNFAAPYGWSTIAYTRRKQGLWMSDPSAEISEGIRLARKAIELGRDDAFALGAGGFGLAFLAGELDAALALTDRALVLNPNLANGWHASGWIRSYIGDPDTAIEHLAKAMRLSPLDFQMPQFWMATALATRCAGRFEESASWAAKVLQEAPDFVAGLTNYAVSSALADRIEEAQAAMSRALRIDPKIRLSSMPILTVLRRAEDRNNYCQGARLAGMPE; encoded by the coding sequence TTGACCAGTGAGCGGCTCGAACGGCGATTGGCGGCTGTATTGGCGGCTGATGTGGCCGGGTATAGCCGGCTCATGGGCATCGACGAGGAAGGTACGCTGGCTCGGCTGAAAGCGTTCAGAAAGACCCTTGTCGACCCCACAATCGCCGCCCATCGCGGACGCATCGTTAAGACCACGGGCGACGGCATGCTGGTCGAATTTGCCAGCGCCGTCGATGCCGTGCGAAGTGCAGTTGAAGTCCAGCGCGGTGTGGCAGAGCAGAATGCGACCGTGGCGAAGGATCAACGGATCGAATTCCGCATCGGCATTCACGTCGGTGATATCATTTTCGACGAAAATGATATTTTCGGCGAGGGCGTTAATATTGCTGCCCGCCTTGAAGGCATCGCCGAACCGGGCGGGGTCTGCGTTTCCAATGACGCCTACCGGCAAGTGCGCGGCAAGGTCGAAATTGTCTTTGATGACATGGGACCGCAGCTTCTCAAGAATATTGCTGAGCCTATGCAGTCGTGGCGGGTTAGGCTGAGTGGTCAGACCTCATCCGCAGTAAAGTCAGGTTCCGTCGTAAGCCATCCTCAGCCTCTCAGCCTTCCCGACAAACCGTCCATCGCGGTGTTGCCATTTCAGAACATGAGCGGCGATCCCGAGCAGGAATATTTTGCCGACGGGATGGTCGAGGACATCATCACCGCGCTCTCTCGTTTTAAGTCCCTGTTCGTAATCGCGCGCAATTCGAGCTTTTGCTACAAAGGTAAGACGGTCGATATCAAACAGGTCGGTCGCGAACTCGGAGTACGATACGTACTTGAGGGAAGCGTTCGAAAATCCGGCAATCGGGTCCGCATCACTGGCCAGCTTATCGATGCACCAACGGGGGGGCATTTATGGGCAGATCGTTTTGATGGAGGATTGAAAGATATTTTCGACCTTCAGGACCAAGTTACAACGCGGGTCGTTGGCATAATCGAGCCTACTGTTGAACAAGCCGAGGTGAGGCGAGCGACGAGAAAGTCGACCATTAATTTGGACGCCTATGATTATTTCATTCGAGGAATGGCACGCATCTACACGTCGACAAAAGAAGGTATCGAAGACGCAATCCAAGATTACTCAAAGGCCATCGAGATTGATCCTAATTTCGCCGCACCCTATGGCTGGTCAACGATAGCCTACACCAGACGTAAGCAGGGCTTATGGATGTCGGACCCCTCCGCCGAGATCAGTGAGGGAATTCGTCTCGCACGCAAAGCGATAGAGTTGGGAAGGGATGATGCGTTTGCACTCGGCGCGGGTGGTTTTGGGCTCGCATTCCTCGCCGGTGAGCTTGACGCTGCTTTAGCGTTAACGGACCGGGCGCTCGTTCTCAATCCCAACCTTGCAAACGGTTGGCACGCGAGTGGCTGGATTAGAAGTTACATCGGCGATCCGGACACGGCCATTGAGCACCTGGCTAAGGCGATGCGGCTTAGTCCATTAGATTTTCAAATGCCGCAGTTTTGGATGGCGACTGCATTGGCCACACGCTGTGCGGGCCGGTTTGAAGAGTCGGCATCATGGGCTGCGAAGGTTTTGCAGGAGGCTCCGGATTTTGTCGCGGGGCTCACAAATTACGCGGTAAGTAGCGCTCTCGCAGATCGAATTGAGGAGGCCCAAGCAGCCATGTCCCGGGCTCTTCGAATTGACCCGAAAATCCGTCTGTCGAGCATGCCGATCCTAACGGTCCTACGTAGAGCCGAAGACCGAAATAACTATTGTCAGGGAGCCCGATTGGCCGGGATGCCGGAATGA
- a CDS encoding SAM domain-containing protein, with amino-acid sequence MSEYAEHFAENHIDLSVLPDLTDQGLEKLGVLLGDRRGEKTRPGCRRPTPGSNAASYGALTNLPRILGRTSIGRNQGAIPLGRQAGTSA; translated from the coding sequence ATGTCCGAATACGCGGAGCATTTCGCAGAGAACCATATTGATCTCAGCGTTCTCCCCGATCTAACCGACCAGGGCCTGGAGAAGCTGGGCGTCTTGCTTGGCGATCGGCGGGGAGAGAAGACGCGACCGGGGTGTCGCCGGCCAACTCCCGGATCGAACGCAGCATCTTACGGCGCTCTAACCAACTTGCCTCGGATACTAGGCCGAACCTCAATTGGGAGAAACCAAGGGGCCATACCGCTTGGAAGACAAGCCGGAACCTCTGCCTAG
- a CDS encoding DUF1656 domain-containing protein — translation MIGEFDIYGVYFPAFAVFAAIAFLFQVVIKRLLDACGFYRLVWHRALFDLAIYVILFGVVTAAGASILPLA, via the coding sequence GTGATTGGCGAGTTCGATATCTATGGCGTGTACTTTCCGGCTTTCGCGGTCTTTGCCGCAATCGCTTTTTTGTTTCAGGTCGTGATCAAGCGGCTCTTGGATGCCTGTGGTTTCTATCGTTTGGTCTGGCATCGCGCACTGTTTGATCTCGCGATCTACGTCATTCTGTTTGGCGTTGTCACGGCGGCGGGCGCAAGCATCCTGCCGCTGGCATAA